Proteins encoded by one window of Tunturibacter psychrotolerans:
- a CDS encoding HAD family hydrolase, with product MFDCDGTLWSGDAGTGFMKWTIEIGLVSREATDWIDSRYRGYMKGEVSEVAICGEMVQMYQRLREDELRRAAKNFFASQIEPNIFAEMKELVDELRGRGVDIWAVSSTNNWVIEEGMKRFGIPAERVLAARVQVKDGVVTDTILDVPTDEGKVASLKRASVTAPDAVFGNSVHDAAMLAIARRAFPVNPSPALSERSAQEGWPVYYPATVRPA from the coding sequence GTGTTTGATTGCGATGGAACGCTTTGGTCGGGAGACGCCGGAACCGGTTTTATGAAGTGGACGATCGAGATTGGACTTGTCTCGCGAGAGGCGACCGACTGGATCGACTCTCGATATCGCGGATACATGAAGGGTGAAGTGTCTGAGGTGGCGATCTGTGGGGAGATGGTGCAGATGTACCAGCGGCTGCGCGAAGACGAGCTGCGGCGTGCGGCGAAGAACTTCTTTGCGAGCCAGATTGAGCCGAATATCTTTGCGGAGATGAAGGAGCTGGTAGACGAGCTTCGGGGCAGAGGAGTCGATATCTGGGCGGTGAGCTCGACTAATAACTGGGTGATCGAAGAGGGCATGAAGCGCTTTGGGATTCCGGCTGAGCGGGTGCTGGCGGCTCGGGTGCAGGTGAAGGACGGGGTTGTGACCGACACGATTCTGGATGTTCCGACAGACGAGGGTAAAGTGGCATCGCTCAAGCGGGCGAGTGTGACGGCGCCTGATGCGGTCTTCGGGAACTCGGTCCACGACGCGGCGATGTTGGCCATCGCGCGACGGGCGTTTCCCGTTAATCCTTCCCCGGCTCTGTCTGAGCGGAGTGCGCAGGAAGGCTGGCCGGTCTACTATCCTGCAACAGTTCGTCCGGCCTAA
- a CDS encoding (deoxy)nucleoside triphosphate pyrophosphohydrolase — translation MREPIRKLEEHVEAAVQKPVRLVVAALILRGFAEEGVRGLEVLICQRKPDQPMSLKWEFPGGKIEAGETSEDALARELNEELGITAVIGRRVARVRHKYRNGGSIDLQFFVVREFDGALENRIFNDIRWAPLADLPGYDFLAADLGLIRDLSEGKLL, via the coding sequence GTGAGAGAGCCGATTCGCAAACTCGAGGAGCATGTGGAAGCCGCTGTACAGAAGCCAGTCCGATTGGTGGTTGCGGCTCTGATTCTGCGAGGGTTTGCGGAGGAAGGCGTGCGTGGACTCGAAGTATTGATCTGTCAACGGAAACCGGACCAGCCGATGAGCCTGAAGTGGGAGTTCCCGGGTGGAAAGATCGAGGCAGGCGAGACGTCGGAGGACGCGCTGGCTCGCGAACTGAACGAAGAATTAGGGATTACGGCTGTGATTGGCCGGCGGGTGGCGCGGGTCAGGCACAAATATCGTAACGGCGGGTCGATCGATCTGCAGTTCTTCGTGGTGCGGGAGTTCGATGGCGCGTTGGAGAACCGAATCTTCAATGACATACGGTGGGCACCGTTGGCCGATCTGCCAGGGTACGACTTTCTGGCGGCGGATCTGGGACTGATCCGAGATCTTTCAGAAGGCAAGCTGCTGTAA
- a CDS encoding Nramp family divalent metal transporter: protein MSSWRAWRTRLILIFAVLGPGFITANVDNDAGGILTYSSAGAQFGYTLLWTMIPITLALIVVQEMCARMGVVTGKGLSDLIREEFGLRITFVIMILLVAVNFTNVVTEFSGIAGSMQLFHVSKYVSVPICAAIVWALVVKGDYKSVEKIFLIASVFYIAYIITGVLSGPDWHLAMVETIKLPPRNVWSDKDYVYTTVAVIGTTITPWMQFYLQSSIVEKGVSIRKYKTSRLDVIVGSIFTDIVAWFIVVACAATLYTHGIRHITDPSDAAGAMKPLAGQYAFILFAAGLFNASLFAASILPLSTAYTVCEGLGFESGLDKSFNEAKFFYWLYSLLLFAGAAIVLIPNFPLVKFSILSQVLNGVLLPLVLVFMLKLINKHDLMGSYTNKPWFNVIAWTTVIIVTSLSLVLVWNTLHG from the coding sequence ATGAGCTCATGGCGCGCCTGGAGAACCCGACTCATTCTCATCTTTGCGGTGCTTGGCCCTGGCTTCATCACTGCCAACGTGGACAACGACGCCGGCGGCATCCTCACCTACTCCTCAGCAGGCGCGCAGTTCGGCTACACGCTTCTGTGGACGATGATCCCAATCACCCTCGCGCTCATCGTTGTGCAGGAGATGTGCGCCCGCATGGGCGTAGTCACCGGCAAAGGTCTCAGCGACCTCATCCGCGAAGAGTTTGGGCTTCGCATCACCTTCGTCATCATGATCCTTCTGGTGGCAGTCAACTTCACCAACGTGGTCACCGAGTTCTCCGGCATCGCAGGCAGCATGCAGCTCTTCCACGTCAGCAAATATGTCAGCGTCCCCATCTGTGCGGCCATCGTGTGGGCGCTTGTGGTTAAGGGCGACTACAAGAGCGTCGAAAAGATCTTCCTCATCGCCAGCGTCTTCTACATCGCCTACATCATCACTGGCGTCCTCAGCGGACCTGACTGGCACCTTGCTATGGTCGAGACCATCAAGCTGCCTCCGCGCAACGTCTGGTCAGACAAGGACTACGTCTACACAACTGTCGCAGTGATCGGCACCACCATCACTCCATGGATGCAGTTCTATCTGCAGTCCTCCATCGTTGAAAAGGGTGTCAGCATCCGCAAGTACAAAACCTCACGGCTGGACGTCATCGTAGGCTCCATCTTTACCGATATTGTGGCCTGGTTCATCGTAGTAGCGTGCGCCGCCACCCTCTATACCCACGGCATCCGCCACATCACCGACCCCTCAGATGCCGCTGGTGCGATGAAACCGCTGGCCGGGCAATACGCCTTCATCCTCTTTGCAGCTGGCCTCTTCAATGCATCGCTGTTTGCGGCATCGATCCTGCCGCTATCGACCGCCTACACCGTCTGCGAAGGACTCGGTTTCGAGAGCGGCCTGGACAAGAGCTTCAACGAAGCAAAGTTCTTCTACTGGCTCTACAGCCTGCTGCTCTTCGCGGGCGCGGCCATCGTCCTCATCCCGAACTTTCCTTTGGTGAAGTTCAGCATCCTCTCGCAGGTGCTAAACGGCGTTCTTTTGCCTTTGGTTTTGGTCTTTATGTTGAAGCTGATCAACAAGCACGATCTCATGGGGAGCTACACCAACAAGCCTTGGTTCAACGTCATCGCATGGACGACGGTCATCATCGTCACGTCTTTATCGCTTGTTCTCGTCTGGAACACGCTTCACGGTTAG
- a CDS encoding aldo/keto reductase, which produces MEQIALGDTDRTTTRLGFGCSSVMGAMGRRASLAILEAAYDAGIRHFDVAPRYGYGEAESCLGEFLLRHRNQVTVTTKYGIPPAKKSPLISAARRIAGPLIKTFPPLKHRLAQAAKAATRTSETATFTAQQAKSSLERSLIALRTDHIDLWLLHEASAADLHDDTLLHLLEQEKQRGTIGTFGIGSSADKLTALLAERPSYCHALQYEWSVLAANVDVLHTASAKPFRIHHRALTDNFRSLHRALTENRELCQSWSASTNMDLSNAKDLARLMLKAAILMNPASIILFSSKNSHHIEANAQVVDDRTLDAPAAALYRLIQSERDQLFPRRMGAT; this is translated from the coding sequence ATGGAGCAAATCGCACTCGGAGATACCGACCGAACCACTACCCGCCTCGGCTTCGGCTGCTCAAGCGTTATGGGCGCCATGGGACGTCGCGCCTCTCTGGCCATCCTTGAAGCGGCCTACGACGCAGGCATCCGCCACTTCGACGTCGCTCCCAGGTACGGCTACGGCGAGGCCGAGAGTTGCCTTGGCGAGTTCCTCCTACGCCACCGCAACCAGGTCACCGTCACCACAAAATACGGAATCCCTCCCGCAAAAAAGTCGCCGCTGATCTCGGCAGCCCGCCGCATAGCAGGACCGCTGATCAAAACCTTCCCCCCTCTAAAGCATCGTCTCGCTCAAGCCGCTAAGGCCGCCACTCGCACTAGCGAAACGGCGACCTTCACGGCACAGCAAGCGAAGTCCTCTCTCGAACGCAGTCTCATTGCACTACGCACCGACCACATAGACCTCTGGCTCCTCCACGAAGCCTCAGCAGCCGACCTTCACGACGACACCCTTCTTCACCTTCTCGAACAAGAGAAGCAAAGAGGAACAATCGGCACCTTCGGTATAGGCAGCAGCGCGGACAAACTCACAGCCCTCCTGGCTGAGCGCCCCTCGTACTGTCATGCCCTCCAGTACGAATGGTCGGTTCTCGCTGCGAACGTAGATGTCCTACATACCGCCTCGGCAAAGCCCTTCCGAATTCATCACCGTGCCCTTACCGATAACTTCCGCTCGCTCCATCGCGCTCTCACAGAAAATAGGGAACTCTGCCAGAGCTGGTCCGCGTCGACGAACATGGACCTCAGCAACGCGAAAGATCTCGCCCGCCTCATGCTCAAGGCCGCAATCCTGATGAACCCTGCAAGCATCATCCTCTTCTCTTCAAAAAACTCGCACCACATCGAAGCCAACGCACAAGTCGTAGACGACCGTACCCTCGACGCTCCCGCAGCCGCACTCTACCGCCTCATTCAGTCCGAACGAGATCAGCTCTTCCCAAGACGGATGGGGGCAACCTAG
- a CDS encoding GMC family oxidoreductase, translating into MIHDLIHESPTLLAADLCIVGAGAAGITLAVESAQKGKKVLVLEGGGATREDSSQSLYDSEIAGLPHRGIHTGRIRVKGGTTVRWGGQILELDALDFTPRPGVPESGWPFPKSTLTPFYERALSLEGLAKVERSDAAVWQDLSLPFTQYDDLEAYLSRWCPEPNFARLHHKTLAEHPNIHLWLHASAVELMTDGQAATGLRCRTLTGKEAIFRAPHYIFALGGIESSRFFLQPRAEGLPWNRSGLLGQNFQDHIDCNAAAVEPLDPKRFHDTFDPIITHGFKYLPKLRLLPQSQAAHGTLNIGSTMSFEDTGKVRGQAKSTVRNLIRARFSEVTRDNLRHTAKHLPMLVHQAWRYKVQRRAYSPPEVRIFLRVHCEQEPTSRSRITLTDQRDPLGLLRIRFDWQISERELDTIRQYVLVAQRVLANVARIIPNEDLMSGSPNFLARCDDSNHHMGGMRMSTSDATGIVDTDLRLYGLTNTYICSSAVFPSSGFSNPTHTVLALALRLSDHLK; encoded by the coding sequence GTGATTCACGATCTAATTCACGAGTCGCCCACCCTCCTCGCCGCGGACCTCTGCATCGTCGGCGCGGGAGCCGCAGGCATCACGCTTGCGGTGGAGTCTGCACAAAAAGGAAAAAAGGTCCTCGTGCTCGAAGGCGGCGGCGCGACCAGGGAAGACTCCTCCCAGTCCCTGTACGACAGCGAGATCGCCGGCCTCCCTCATCGCGGCATCCACACCGGACGCATTCGCGTAAAAGGAGGAACCACGGTTCGCTGGGGTGGCCAGATACTAGAACTCGACGCGCTCGACTTTACCCCTCGCCCCGGCGTCCCCGAAAGCGGCTGGCCGTTTCCAAAATCCACCCTGACACCCTTCTACGAGCGTGCTCTCTCGCTCGAGGGCCTCGCCAAGGTCGAACGCAGCGACGCAGCCGTCTGGCAGGATCTCAGCCTGCCCTTCACTCAATACGATGATCTCGAAGCCTACCTCTCGCGCTGGTGTCCCGAGCCGAACTTCGCACGGCTCCATCACAAAACACTCGCCGAGCATCCCAACATCCATCTCTGGCTTCACGCCAGCGCCGTCGAGCTGATGACCGACGGCCAAGCCGCCACTGGCCTTCGCTGCCGCACCCTCACCGGCAAGGAAGCCATCTTCCGCGCCCCGCACTACATCTTTGCGTTGGGGGGTATCGAAAGCTCCCGCTTCTTCCTTCAACCACGAGCCGAGGGGCTCCCTTGGAACCGTTCCGGCCTCCTCGGTCAGAACTTTCAGGATCACATCGACTGCAACGCCGCCGCCGTCGAACCGCTCGACCCGAAGCGATTCCACGACACCTTCGACCCCATCATCACCCACGGCTTCAAATACCTCCCCAAGCTGCGCCTCCTTCCGCAGTCCCAGGCCGCACACGGCACTCTCAACATCGGCTCCACTATGTCCTTCGAAGACACCGGCAAAGTCCGCGGTCAGGCGAAATCAACCGTTCGCAATCTCATCCGCGCCCGCTTCAGCGAAGTAACCCGCGACAACCTCCGGCACACCGCAAAGCATCTCCCCATGCTCGTCCACCAGGCTTGGCGCTACAAAGTCCAGCGCCGCGCCTACAGTCCCCCCGAAGTTCGCATCTTCCTTCGCGTCCACTGCGAGCAGGAGCCTACTTCACGCAGCAGAATCACCCTCACCGATCAGCGCGACCCCCTCGGCCTCTTGCGCATCCGCTTCGACTGGCAGATCTCGGAGAGGGAACTGGACACCATCCGGCAATACGTCCTTGTCGCCCAGCGCGTCCTCGCTAACGTAGCTCGCATCATCCCCAACGAAGACCTGATGTCCGGTAGTCCCAACTTCCTCGCCCGCTGCGACGACAGCAACCACCACATGGGCGGCATGCGCATGTCCACCTCCGACGCCACCGGCATCGTCGACACCGACCTCCGCCTCTACGGCCTCACCAACACCTACATCTGCAGCTCTGCCGTCTTCCCCAGCTCCGGCTTCTCGAACCCCACCCACACCGTCCTCGCCCTGGCCCTGCGTCTGAGCGACCATCTCAAGTAG
- a CDS encoding CgeB family protein, with the protein MKILYATGLSPNDTSLYRLWALERLGHHVIPFNVFDYESRNPIFRKVNQRLVMGPSVARLNGDLIKIAAAEKPDILWTDKLLYIRPSTLDRMRAMNIATVSYMIDNPFGTRQDPGWRLYMKGIPHYDLHVVQRDKNILDYKSRGARDVIKIQTAYEPTLQFPPPDGWSDADRNREVSFIGTPYDDRAQTLTRLSQECKFPVVISGNPRQWARAMQPAAYKALFNGGELFRNEYREGIWKSKINLSFITHSNCDEFVHKSFEIAGCGGFLLAERSDGHMQRFKEDEEAVFFTGFEELVAKIRRYLPDEAARQRIAAAGCVRAARDGYYNDRQVELILERAQSILEKVKSSAKTEHAGSR; encoded by the coding sequence ATGAAGATTCTGTACGCTACCGGCCTCTCACCAAACGATACCTCCCTCTATCGCCTCTGGGCTTTGGAGCGCCTCGGCCACCATGTCATCCCATTCAACGTCTTCGACTACGAGTCCAGAAACCCGATCTTTCGCAAGGTAAACCAGCGTCTGGTGATGGGACCCTCCGTCGCGCGCCTCAATGGCGATCTCATCAAAATCGCAGCAGCAGAAAAACCTGACATCCTCTGGACGGACAAGCTCCTCTACATTCGGCCCAGCACGCTCGACCGCATGCGTGCGATGAATATCGCCACTGTCAGTTACATGATCGACAATCCGTTCGGAACCCGCCAGGACCCAGGCTGGCGCCTCTACATGAAGGGCATTCCCCACTATGACCTTCACGTCGTCCAGCGCGACAAGAACATTCTCGATTACAAATCCCGCGGCGCCCGCGACGTCATCAAGATCCAGACCGCCTACGAACCGACACTGCAGTTCCCTCCGCCCGACGGCTGGTCCGACGCCGATCGCAACCGCGAGGTCTCCTTCATAGGAACGCCCTACGATGACCGCGCTCAGACCCTCACCCGCCTGTCGCAGGAGTGCAAATTTCCGGTCGTGATCTCCGGCAATCCACGCCAGTGGGCACGCGCGATGCAGCCCGCCGCCTACAAAGCCCTCTTCAACGGTGGGGAACTCTTTCGCAACGAATACCGCGAAGGCATCTGGAAGTCGAAGATCAACCTGAGCTTCATCACTCACTCCAACTGCGACGAGTTCGTGCACAAGAGCTTTGAAATCGCCGGCTGCGGAGGCTTCCTGCTCGCCGAGCGTTCCGATGGCCACATGCAGCGCTTCAAAGAAGACGAAGAGGCAGTCTTCTTCACCGGCTTCGAAGAGTTAGTCGCGAAGATCCGCCGATACCTGCCAGACGAGGCCGCACGTCAACGCATCGCCGCTGCTGGTTGCGTTCGCGCAGCACGCGATGGTTACTACAACGACCGACAGGTCGAGTTGATCCTCGAGCGCGCGCAATCGATCCTTGAAAAGGTCAAGTCTTCCGCCAAAACAGAGCACGCGGGCAGTCGGTGA
- a CDS encoding magnesium transporter MgtE N-terminal domain-containing protein — translation MTKHPNQRTSVSALLGAAVADAQGSPLGHVREFAVAPSIDAAHIHGLVLRLASAKRDKQPSLILISQLELGPGGHMQLRKDAQPTLLQEDDDYLLLERDLLDQQIIDVHGHKVVRVNDVDLVWENCQEDTPDLSLRIAEVEVGMRGAVRRLLKGLPSASVDRISSRFGQSVIPWDFVDLIERDPSRRVRLKIEQDRLSKMHPSDIADILEELAPAERHALFISLDEEVAAEALEEVKPKMQQSLIESLDSEQIAGIVEEMDPGAAADLLSEMTDERSEAILEEMDPEERQEVEDLLEFSGDSAAGRMTTEYLALPATALVDRAIDSLREYEGDIDNITDVFLLDEEEKIIAVIPLVQLLLAAAGTPLADLPRGHLVTCNVDANGRKVAELFDKYNLRSLPVVDHEKQLAGVIHAEQVIALLRASR, via the coding sequence ATGACAAAGCATCCTAACCAAAGGACAAGCGTTTCGGCCCTACTCGGAGCTGCGGTCGCGGACGCGCAGGGGAGTCCCCTCGGCCATGTACGCGAGTTCGCTGTGGCCCCCTCCATTGACGCTGCTCACATTCACGGTCTTGTCCTTAGGCTGGCCTCGGCCAAACGCGACAAACAACCCTCCCTCATCCTGATCTCCCAGCTCGAACTTGGCCCCGGCGGCCATATGCAGCTCCGTAAAGACGCGCAACCCACTCTACTTCAGGAGGATGACGATTACCTTCTGCTTGAGCGCGACCTGCTGGACCAGCAGATTATCGACGTACACGGGCACAAAGTTGTCCGCGTCAACGACGTCGATCTGGTCTGGGAGAACTGTCAGGAAGACACTCCCGATCTTTCGCTGCGCATCGCCGAGGTGGAGGTCGGCATGCGCGGGGCTGTCCGTCGCCTTCTGAAGGGCCTCCCCTCAGCTTCGGTCGACCGCATCTCCTCCCGCTTCGGCCAAAGTGTCATCCCCTGGGACTTTGTTGACCTCATCGAACGCGATCCGTCACGCCGCGTCCGCCTCAAAATTGAGCAGGATCGCCTCTCGAAGATGCACCCCTCCGACATCGCCGACATTCTCGAGGAACTGGCTCCCGCAGAGCGCCACGCTCTCTTTATCTCGCTTGACGAGGAGGTTGCTGCCGAGGCCCTCGAAGAGGTCAAGCCGAAGATGCAGCAGTCCCTCATCGAATCCCTCGACTCCGAGCAGATCGCCGGCATCGTCGAAGAGATGGATCCAGGCGCCGCTGCCGACCTGCTGTCTGAAATGACCGATGAGCGCTCCGAGGCGATCCTCGAAGAGATGGACCCCGAGGAGCGCCAGGAGGTCGAAGACCTGCTTGAGTTCTCTGGCGACTCCGCTGCAGGCCGCATGACGACTGAGTATCTTGCCTTACCCGCCACAGCTCTCGTCGATCGAGCAATTGATTCGTTGCGCGAGTATGAAGGCGATATAGACAACATCACCGACGTTTTTCTACTCGACGAAGAGGAAAAGATCATTGCGGTAATTCCACTCGTGCAGCTACTCCTGGCTGCGGCTGGCACTCCACTGGCCGATCTGCCCCGAGGCCACCTTGTCACCTGCAACGTCGACGCAAACGGGCGAAAGGTCGCCGAGCTCTTCGACAAATACAATCTGCGGTCCCTGCCAGTGGTTGATCACGAGAAACAACTCGCTGGGGTCATCCATGCCGAACAGGTGATTGCTCTTTTGAGGGCGAGCCGCTAG
- a CDS encoding ATP-binding protein codes for MTFEKSTSKLPSSLLSDVDDWHTSTARTALADSTTSRVSFTLDSSLDSVNKIEQTAEQCAQRAGFDEDTVPHIAMAVREAAVNAVLHGNSYDTNKHVVASFETTSDSLIIRISDQGPGLDPDKIPDPLAPENILRGSGRGIFLIKAFMDEVNFRQLHPGTELTLIKHRTPAQSGT; via the coding sequence TTGACATTCGAGAAATCCACAAGCAAACTGCCATCATCGCTGTTGTCTGACGTTGACGACTGGCATACCAGCACTGCAAGGACTGCTTTGGCCGATTCAACGACAAGCCGTGTCAGCTTCACCCTGGATTCGTCTCTCGACAGCGTTAACAAGATTGAGCAGACCGCTGAGCAATGCGCGCAACGGGCTGGCTTCGACGAAGATACCGTTCCCCATATCGCCATGGCGGTGCGCGAAGCCGCTGTGAATGCCGTGCTGCATGGCAACTCATACGACACCAACAAGCATGTGGTTGCGTCGTTTGAGACGACCTCAGACTCGCTGATCATCCGTATCTCGGACCAGGGCCCCGGGCTCGATCCAGACAAGATTCCCGACCCCCTGGCCCCGGAAAATATCCTCCGCGGCTCCGGGCGAGGTATCTTTCTTATCAAGGCTTTCATGGATGAGGTAAACTTTCGCCAGTTACATCCGGGCACAGAACTGACTCTCATCAAGCATCGAACACCCGCGCAGTCGGGGACCTAA
- a CDS encoding STAS domain-containing protein, whose translation MSMKVKTRQVDGITILDLSGRITLGEGSVTIRDAVRDVLAKGSNKILLNLGDISYIDSSGIGELVSAFTTVKNSGGELKLLNLTKKVHDLLQITKLYTVFDVKDDEATAISSFTK comes from the coding sequence ATGAGCATGAAAGTAAAAACTCGCCAGGTGGATGGCATTACCATTCTGGATCTCAGCGGCCGCATTACCCTAGGCGAAGGCAGCGTGACGATCCGCGACGCCGTGCGCGATGTTCTGGCCAAAGGTTCCAATAAGATTTTGCTCAACCTGGGCGACATCAGCTACATCGACAGCTCGGGCATCGGCGAGCTGGTTAGCGCCTTCACCACCGTCAAGAACAGCGGCGGCGAGCTCAAGCTGCTTAACCTGACCAAGAAAGTACACGACCTGCTGCAGATCACCAAGCTCTACACCGTCTTTGACGTCAAAGACGATGAAGCGACTGCAATCTCTTCGTTCACCAAATAA
- a CDS encoding LemA family protein produces MKSLWVVLGVVALLIVVLLFIGGSYIGAKNTLVQKNEAVNQAFSQVNVVQQRRLDLIPNLVASVKGYVAEESTILTNIANARAGVLAAGSDHASNINANSKLDVALGPFFRLQEQYPDLKGNQQFIRLTDELAGTENRIAVERQRYNKTLEDYNVYVRQFPQSIWANIAGFHYRDEYFKGNPENSVAPKVDFSK; encoded by the coding sequence ATGAAATCTTTATGGGTTGTGCTTGGTGTCGTAGCTCTCCTCATCGTCGTTCTGCTCTTTATTGGAGGCAGCTACATCGGCGCGAAGAACACGCTGGTGCAGAAGAATGAGGCAGTCAATCAGGCGTTTTCACAGGTCAATGTCGTTCAACAGCGGCGCCTTGACCTTATTCCGAATCTCGTCGCATCGGTGAAGGGCTACGTCGCCGAAGAATCAACGATTTTGACGAACATCGCCAACGCGCGCGCCGGAGTTCTCGCCGCAGGCAGCGATCACGCCAGCAACATCAACGCCAACTCCAAGCTGGATGTGGCCCTGGGGCCCTTCTTCCGATTGCAGGAGCAGTACCCTGATCTCAAGGGAAACCAGCAGTTCATACGTCTTACCGATGAACTGGCCGGAACCGAAAATCGTATCGCCGTCGAACGTCAGCGATACAACAAGACGCTTGAGGACTACAATGTTTACGTTCGGCAGTTCCCTCAGAGCATCTGGGCCAATATCGCGGGCTTTCATTACCGCGACGAGTACTTCAAGGGAAACCCCGAGAACAGTGTGGCGCCGAAGGTCGACTTCTCGAAGTAG
- a CDS encoding TPM domain-containing protein, whose product MKYFSRWLAIVLLTFAPSLVVTAESVNSLPAPTGYINDFAGVLSPSTKSNLENLCTQVDRQAHAQIAVVTIKTLDGDQSIEEFATALEDKWKVGPKGTDRGVLMVLVMTPRRGRIEVGYGLEGILNDAKVGDIGRSMVPAAEQGDYNTAIPLGVRQIARIIATDAGVTLNLAPPVRQYQHQQQPIQLSFTQLLIGGGAILLILFFLVKTGNTGLIFFLLGNLMGGGGGGFGGGGRGRDDDRGGGGFGGFGGGSSGGGGASGDF is encoded by the coding sequence ATGAAATATTTTTCGCGATGGCTTGCTATTGTCTTGCTGACGTTCGCGCCGTCGCTCGTAGTGACAGCGGAATCGGTGAACTCTCTGCCGGCCCCCACCGGCTACATCAACGACTTCGCAGGCGTTCTGTCCCCCTCGACCAAATCCAACCTCGAAAACCTATGCACTCAGGTTGATCGCCAGGCCCACGCGCAAATCGCAGTCGTGACCATCAAAACTCTTGACGGAGACCAGTCGATCGAAGAGTTTGCCACCGCGCTTGAGGACAAATGGAAGGTTGGCCCAAAGGGAACTGACCGCGGCGTCTTGATGGTTCTCGTCATGACTCCCAGGCGCGGCCGCATCGAGGTTGGTTACGGCCTCGAGGGCATCCTCAATGACGCGAAAGTCGGCGACATCGGCCGTTCCATGGTTCCAGCCGCCGAGCAGGGGGATTACAACACGGCTATTCCGCTCGGCGTGAGGCAGATTGCTCGCATTATCGCGACCGACGCAGGCGTCACACTCAATCTCGCCCCACCAGTGCGCCAATACCAACATCAACAGCAACCCATCCAGCTGAGTTTCACTCAGCTCCTCATCGGGGGAGGCGCGATTCTCCTGATACTCTTCTTCCTCGTTAAGACCGGCAATACCGGCCTGATCTTTTTCCTCCTGGGAAATCTGATGGGAGGCGGAGGCGGCGGTTTTGGTGGTGGCGGTCGTGGACGAGATGACGACCGCGGAGGCGGCGGTTTTGGTGGCTTCGGCGGTGGCAGTTCAGGAGGCGGGGGAGCCAGCGGAGACTTTTAA
- a CDS encoding DUF4142 domain-containing protein, whose product MKLNSAYPLISQTLVLSAALCAPTILSAQSDLMAQGASQTQPNQPQQVPASSTSLQDSAPNAGDVGQTMKDKIFLRKAAQGGMAEVKLGQLAAQKASGDDVKAFGQKMVDDHTKLNNEMAPIADSMGVRLPKDLNKEDQAEYDKLNALSGNNFDMEYLAFMVKDHHKDLREFRQEAASTTDPTLQLAVANATKVIHEHTMMVDRLAREKGVSVPQHGGVPTPAPTL is encoded by the coding sequence ATGAAACTCAATTCTGCTTACCCACTGATCTCTCAAACCCTGGTTCTGAGTGCAGCACTCTGCGCTCCGACCATCCTCTCAGCTCAGTCTGACCTAATGGCGCAGGGGGCCTCGCAGACACAGCCCAACCAACCGCAGCAAGTGCCCGCCTCTTCCACCTCGCTTCAAGACTCCGCGCCAAACGCCGGAGACGTCGGCCAAACAATGAAAGACAAGATCTTTCTCCGAAAGGCTGCACAGGGAGGCATGGCCGAGGTCAAGCTTGGCCAACTCGCGGCGCAGAAGGCGAGCGGCGACGACGTAAAAGCCTTCGGCCAGAAGATGGTGGACGACCACACAAAACTGAACAATGAGATGGCTCCCATCGCTGACTCCATGGGCGTGAGGCTGCCGAAGGATCTGAACAAGGAAGACCAGGCGGAGTACGACAAGCTCAACGCACTTTCAGGCAATAACTTTGATATGGAATACTTGGCTTTCATGGTCAAAGACCACCACAAGGATCTTCGCGAGTTCCGTCAGGAGGCAGCCAGCACCACGGACCCGACCCTGCAGTTGGCAGTCGCCAACGCGACCAAGGTCATACACGAGCACACCATGATGGTCGATAGACTTGCCCGCGAGAAAGGCGTTTCCGTGCCGCAGCACGGTGGTGTGCCGACTCCCGCTCCGACCTTATAA